Proteins from a single region of Candidatus Amarolinea dominans:
- a CDS encoding MurR/RpiR family transcriptional regulator, whose translation MAGSLSTPTTSLLLTIRGLLPALNEQEQKVGQYVLDHADEVIHLVMSDLAERCAVSDTTVFRFCRRVRTDGYQDFKIRLALESEPDHTTTYASITDGDSVAQAARKVIAADVKALEDTLKVLDLAALERAADALLAARRVDIYGSGGGAIAALELQYKLMRVGVRAVPHTDGEMQVISATLLTPADLAIGISHSGESHDVLRALGVARQAGATTIAITNHPASPLAKSADICLHTAAQEALAHGYPLGARVAQVALIDVLYAALALQCPSEVERSQVRIADALLIRLS comes from the coding sequence ATGGCAGGATCGTTATCAACACCCACAACCAGTTTATTGCTTACCATTCGCGGCTTACTGCCGGCGCTCAATGAGCAGGAGCAAAAGGTGGGTCAGTACGTGCTGGATCACGCCGATGAAGTGATCCACCTGGTGATGAGCGACCTGGCCGAGAGGTGCGCAGTCAGCGATACGACGGTCTTTCGGTTCTGCCGGCGGGTCAGGACCGACGGATACCAGGATTTCAAGATCCGCTTGGCGCTGGAGTCAGAGCCAGATCATACCACCACCTATGCTTCGATCACGGACGGGGATAGCGTCGCCCAAGCTGCGCGAAAGGTCATCGCGGCTGACGTCAAGGCATTGGAAGACACCCTCAAGGTGCTGGATTTGGCCGCCCTGGAGCGTGCCGCGGATGCGCTCCTGGCGGCACGCCGGGTGGACATCTACGGATCCGGCGGCGGAGCCATCGCCGCGCTGGAATTGCAATACAAGCTCATGCGCGTGGGTGTGCGCGCCGTCCCCCATACGGACGGCGAGATGCAGGTGATCTCGGCGACGCTATTGACACCGGCCGACCTGGCTATCGGCATCTCACATTCTGGGGAGTCGCACGATGTCCTGCGCGCGCTTGGGGTAGCCCGACAGGCCGGCGCCACGACGATTGCCATCACCAACCACCCGGCCTCGCCCCTTGCGAAATCAGCTGACATCTGCCTGCACACGGCGGCTCAGGAGGCCCTCGCCCACGGCTATCCGCTCGGCGCGCGCGTGGCCCAGGTCGCGTTGATTGATGTGCTTTACGCCGCACTGGCGCTCCAGTGCCCGTCCGAAGTTGAACGCAGCCAGGTGCGCATCGCCGATGCTTTGTTGATACGATTGAGCTAG
- a CDS encoding nucleotidyltransferase family protein, which produces MNQATLSRATAVSRLMRWLGAAAQPPAPAPQQVDATGAERPFSLADWTVILQEAVRHGVHLLLAEHGQTIAAPDYVMRWLAAETAANARRNDLLAAELSAILVGAAAAQVELIPFKGAHFLLERRSYPRPEIRPLADLDLLARPGQISALRKVMQALGYSEESRVTWKHLSFIKPDNRQLASFSAGDPNNPRRVEVHSALAEDFLGLRLDLTTAAWGHSQPMEIEMKMDAASVRLLPPWLLFLHLAAHASQDVWERKARLLQQADLQRVWQQLTHPDIAIIGGACAAPAAWFDAQGLSAHDRTAASLVGVARLEPRLLLPSLTLLETAFPGALPPGLTAALAAPLPPALRAWLQHLSLAEVSLSNPAPRRLADNLRWTHGPAERVGALRRLLLPDRFGLLGNRFPRLVSSPLYPLAYPLHLVFLGGWLQRRLRRHGQRADGSLHQRMLDDLAHSLAAEANR; this is translated from the coding sequence ATGAACCAGGCCACCCTCTCCCGCGCAACGGCCGTCTCGCGGCTGATGCGCTGGCTCGGCGCCGCAGCCCAGCCCCCCGCACCTGCACCGCAACAGGTGGACGCGACTGGCGCAGAGCGACCGTTTTCCCTGGCCGACTGGACCGTGATTCTGCAGGAGGCGGTTCGGCACGGCGTCCATCTCCTCCTGGCCGAACATGGGCAGACGATCGCCGCGCCTGATTATGTCATGCGCTGGCTGGCGGCTGAGACTGCGGCCAACGCCCGGCGCAATGACCTGCTGGCCGCGGAATTGAGCGCCATCCTGGTCGGCGCGGCGGCGGCCCAGGTCGAGCTGATCCCTTTCAAGGGCGCGCACTTCCTCCTCGAACGGCGCAGCTATCCCCGGCCCGAGATCAGGCCGCTGGCTGATCTCGATCTGCTGGCGCGGCCGGGTCAAATTTCCGCGCTGCGGAAGGTCATGCAGGCCCTGGGCTACAGCGAAGAATCACGCGTCACCTGGAAGCACCTGAGCTTCATCAAGCCTGACAACCGGCAGCTCGCGTCCTTCAGCGCCGGCGATCCAAATAACCCGCGGCGGGTGGAGGTTCACAGCGCGCTGGCCGAAGATTTTCTGGGCCTGCGCCTCGATCTGACGACCGCGGCCTGGGGACACAGTCAACCCATGGAGATAGAGATGAAGATGGACGCGGCATCGGTGCGCCTGCTGCCGCCCTGGCTGCTCTTCCTGCACCTGGCGGCCCATGCGTCGCAGGATGTGTGGGAGCGCAAGGCGCGCCTGCTACAACAGGCCGATCTGCAGCGGGTCTGGCAACAGCTAACGCACCCGGACATTGCCATCATCGGCGGCGCCTGCGCGGCGCCGGCCGCCTGGTTCGATGCACAGGGCTTGAGCGCGCATGACCGAACCGCGGCCAGCCTGGTGGGCGTAGCGCGCCTGGAACCGCGCTTGCTGCTGCCCAGCCTCACCCTGCTGGAAACCGCCTTCCCCGGCGCGCTGCCGCCCGGTCTGACAGCCGCATTGGCCGCGCCCCTGCCGCCCGCGCTGCGGGCCTGGCTGCAACATCTCAGCCTGGCCGAGGTTTCCCTGAGCAATCCTGCGCCGCGGCGCCTGGCCGACAACCTGCGTTGGACGCACGGGCCGGCAGAGCGCGTGGGCGCGCTGCGCCGCCTGCTGCTACCCGACCGCTTCGGCCTGTTGGGCAACCGCTTCCCGCGCCTGGTCAGCTCACCGCTTTATCCGCTGGCCTACCCCCTGCACCTGGTCTTCCTGGGCGGCTGGTTACAGCGCCGCCTGCGCCGCCACGGCCAGCGCGCCGACGGCTCCCTCCATCAACGCATGCTCGATGACCTGGCCCACAGCCTGGCCGCAGAAGCCAACCGGTAG
- a CDS encoding ABC transporter permease, with translation MTFIDLFRTVLSNLNRMRMRVVLTAIGVVIGTAAVLVLISLGAGLQRSATQGIGGISDLTLINVMGEQTVMMEKSAPDPSSVQRSEAQGLTLKVLEKLRALPNVVAVTPQEYMQGQVEVHFNRLTGGGGILGVDPEAWKAFGYKLTSGENRVSTGQVVVGAQVGATLYDPRQAGRKEDLFSSPRGLGASGEPDVTDLQDASLTLRAIRYDNEGKMATRNLRVQVTGVLASLGETDYNIYLPLKEVDELNQWFSGRRVDRTREGYQQAIVKVANSRDVAAVQKEIQQMGLNAYSAQDTVNSINSFFLVLQAILGGIGAIALLVAAFGIANTLSMAIYERTREIGLMKAIGARNRDVMSIFLGEAAAIGFLGGVVGAGLGWAVSGVINLIAQSALGQQGNPIFGGPGADSSIVYTPIWLIPFAVIFATLVGLLSGVFPALRAATLDPLKALKYE, from the coding sequence ATGACATTCATTGATCTGTTTCGCACCGTTCTATCGAATCTGAACCGTATGCGCATGCGCGTGGTGTTGACGGCCATTGGCGTGGTCATCGGCACGGCCGCGGTCCTGGTGTTGATCAGCCTGGGCGCGGGTTTGCAGCGCAGCGCCACGCAGGGCATCGGCGGCATCTCCGACCTGACCCTCATCAACGTCATGGGCGAACAGACGGTGATGATGGAAAAGAGCGCGCCGGATCCGTCAAGCGTCCAGCGCAGCGAGGCGCAGGGTCTGACCCTCAAGGTGTTGGAAAAACTGCGCGCCCTGCCCAACGTCGTGGCGGTGACGCCGCAGGAATATATGCAGGGCCAGGTGGAAGTGCATTTCAATCGGCTGACGGGCGGAGGCGGCATTTTGGGCGTGGATCCGGAAGCCTGGAAGGCGTTCGGCTACAAGCTGACCTCCGGCGAAAACCGGGTGAGCACCGGCCAGGTCGTGGTCGGCGCCCAGGTCGGCGCCACACTCTACGATCCGCGCCAGGCCGGCCGCAAGGAGGACCTCTTCAGCAGCCCCAGGGGCCTGGGCGCGTCAGGTGAGCCGGACGTCACAGACTTGCAGGACGCCAGCCTGACCCTGCGCGCCATTCGTTACGACAACGAGGGCAAGATGGCGACGCGCAATCTGCGCGTGCAGGTGACGGGCGTCCTGGCATCGTTGGGCGAAACCGACTACAACATCTACCTGCCGCTCAAAGAGGTGGATGAGTTGAACCAGTGGTTCAGCGGGCGCCGGGTGGATCGCACGCGTGAGGGCTATCAGCAAGCGATCGTCAAGGTGGCCAATTCCCGCGACGTGGCGGCCGTGCAGAAGGAGATTCAGCAGATGGGCTTGAACGCCTACTCCGCGCAGGACACCGTCAACAGCATCAACTCCTTCTTCCTGGTGCTGCAAGCCATCCTGGGCGGCATTGGCGCCATCGCGCTCCTCGTCGCCGCGTTCGGCATCGCCAACACCCTGAGCATGGCGATCTACGAGCGCACGCGTGAAATTGGCTTGATGAAAGCCATCGGCGCGCGCAACCGCGATGTCATGAGCATCTTCCTGGGCGAAGCCGCCGCCATCGGCTTCCTGGGCGGCGTGGTCGGCGCCGGGCTGGGCTGGGCGGTCAGCGGCGTCATCAACCTGATTGCGCAGTCGGCCCTGGGGCAGCAGGGCAACCCCATCTTCGGCGGTCCCGGCGCCGACAGCAGCATCGTCTACACCCCTATCTGGCTGATTCCGTTCGCTGTCATCTTCGCCACCCTGGTCGGCCTGCTCTCAGGCGTCTTTCCAGCCCTGCGCGCCGCCACCCTCGATCCGTTAAAGGCCTTGAAGTACGAATGA
- a CDS encoding ABC transporter ATP-binding protein, whose product MANSDNGQGTPSTMMIEVSGLQKIYVMGKTQVHALRGVSLRVPRGEFCCLMGTSGSGKSTLLHLIGGLDRASAGEITVSGQKLSELDENDLAAYRRTCIGFLFQSFNLVSTMTAAQNVEFPMLFARVAAVERRRRAQHLLQAVGLAARVGHKPTELSGGEQQRVALARALVNQPTILLADEPTGNLDSHTGQEIMDIMLRANREAGITILMVTHDPAVARYADRVVRLKDGHVLGEESAENLEKAAAVI is encoded by the coding sequence ATGGCAAATTCAGACAACGGTCAGGGCACGCCTTCGACGATGATGATCGAGGTTAGCGGCCTGCAAAAAATCTACGTGATGGGCAAGACCCAGGTGCATGCGTTGCGCGGGGTCAGCCTGCGCGTGCCGCGAGGCGAGTTCTGCTGTCTGATGGGAACCTCTGGCTCCGGCAAATCCACCCTGCTGCACCTGATCGGCGGCTTGGATCGGGCGTCGGCCGGTGAGATCACGGTGTCCGGGCAGAAACTAAGCGAATTGGACGAAAATGACCTGGCGGCCTACCGGCGCACGTGCATCGGCTTTCTCTTCCAGTCGTTCAACCTGGTCTCGACGATGACCGCGGCGCAAAATGTGGAGTTTCCGATGCTGTTTGCCCGTGTGGCGGCGGTCGAGCGCCGGCGGCGGGCGCAGCATCTACTGCAAGCGGTGGGCCTGGCCGCGCGTGTGGGGCACAAACCGACTGAGCTATCCGGCGGCGAGCAACAGCGCGTGGCGCTGGCGCGGGCGCTGGTCAATCAGCCGACCATTCTGCTGGCCGACGAGCCGACCGGTAACCTGGACAGCCACACCGGCCAGGAGATCATGGACATCATGCTGCGCGCCAACCGTGAGGCCGGCATCACCATCCTGATGGTGACGCACGACCCGGCCGTGGCCCGTTATGCGGACCGCGTGGTGCGCCTGAAGGACGGTCATGTCCTGGGTGAAGAAAGCGCCGAGAACCTGGAGAAGGCGGCAGCCGTTATTTGA
- a CDS encoding YIP1 family protein — protein MSFSFDPAAATALPAAPRGPHPFTLLWWIWVRPRMALTAVRDGRRWLLLIPLLVILSLLALRVVVEAPYVTELRRQASIEQMRQTLSPQEFENLPPEALQGPTAQPISLGLLAALGPLLLVWGVRAGILHLLGLAFGGQNTYGSLFSTAAWASLPLALRTLLQIIFIAGTRSPVVGSGLAGLMTPAEQIISGPTGFAAGLLSTVDLFSLWYVILLGMAVWVSGRLSRNKVLIIMSIYVVLSLLLGAAPSLLMGALSRGF, from the coding sequence ATGTCATTTTCTTTCGACCCGGCGGCTGCAACCGCCCTGCCTGCTGCCCCACGGGGACCGCACCCGTTTACCCTGCTCTGGTGGATTTGGGTGCGTCCCCGCATGGCGCTGACGGCCGTGCGCGACGGCCGGCGCTGGCTGCTGCTGATCCCACTGCTGGTCATCCTCAGCCTGCTGGCGCTGCGGGTGGTGGTCGAGGCGCCCTATGTGACTGAACTGCGGCGCCAGGCAAGCATCGAACAGATGCGCCAGACGCTGTCGCCGCAAGAATTCGAGAACCTGCCGCCCGAAGCGCTGCAAGGCCCCACAGCCCAGCCGATCTCCCTCGGGCTGCTGGCCGCGCTGGGGCCGCTGCTGCTGGTCTGGGGGGTTCGCGCAGGTATCCTGCACTTACTCGGACTGGCCTTTGGCGGTCAGAACACGTATGGCAGCCTGTTCAGCACCGCGGCCTGGGCCAGTTTGCCCCTGGCCTTGCGCACGCTGCTGCAGATCATCTTCATCGCCGGCACCCGGTCACCGGTCGTGGGCAGCGGCCTGGCCGGCCTGATGACGCCTGCCGAGCAGATCATCAGCGGGCCGACGGGGTTCGCTGCTGGGCTGCTGAGCACCGTGGATCTGTTTTCGCTCTGGTACGTCATTCTCCTGGGCATGGCGGTGTGGGTCAGCGGGCGTTTGAGTCGCAACAAGGTGCTGATCATCATGAGTATTTACGTCGTGCTTTCCCTGTTGCTGGGCGCTGCGCCCAGTCTGCTGATGGGCGCCTTGTCCCGGGGCTTTTAG
- a CDS encoding AAA family ATPase: MPEANANNSDWQVHQTQPASLAEVLRRADQETSRGTTGRYTMMPLGYEPLDRLIGGGVGRGELVLFGGAPGVGKTTMTLQMARNVVASSPTRGAMYVCYEHDHIDLSKRLLCMESALAGLPEPLTLYHLNTLFLEAARSGRPITSALRADPRVAPMLAQVDRYGSRLEMVKANTTTTTLDALRQMAGALAARFQGDCVFFVDYLQKIPIHPRVAKDEDDKSTMVAEGLKDIANTFNIPVLAVAAADRKALQGDRIRLFDLRGSSALQYESDVILMLNNKYDIVSRSHLTYSPHKAEAYRNWLIVSLEKNRGGPGAINLEYPLRLAYCCVWPEGQSVKEKLIGDRVEPTG, translated from the coding sequence ATGCCCGAAGCAAACGCAAATAACAGTGACTGGCAAGTCCATCAGACGCAGCCGGCCAGCCTGGCCGAGGTTCTACGTCGGGCCGACCAGGAAACCAGTCGCGGTACAACCGGGCGCTACACGATGATGCCCCTGGGGTATGAACCGCTCGATCGCCTGATCGGCGGCGGCGTTGGTCGCGGCGAGCTGGTCCTGTTCGGCGGCGCGCCCGGTGTGGGTAAGACGACCATGACCCTGCAAATGGCGCGCAACGTCGTCGCGTCATCACCCACGCGCGGCGCCATGTACGTCTGCTACGAACACGACCACATTGACCTTTCCAAGCGCCTGCTGTGCATGGAAAGCGCCCTGGCCGGGCTGCCAGAACCGCTCACGCTCTATCACCTGAACACGCTTTTTTTGGAAGCGGCGCGCTCGGGCCGTCCCATCACCTCAGCCCTGCGCGCCGACCCGCGGGTGGCGCCGATGCTGGCCCAGGTGGACCGCTATGGCAGCCGGCTGGAGATGGTCAAGGCCAATACCACCACCACCACGCTCGACGCCTTGCGCCAGATGGCCGGCGCGCTGGCCGCCCGCTTCCAGGGCGATTGCGTCTTTTTTGTGGACTACCTGCAGAAGATTCCGATCCATCCACGCGTCGCGAAAGACGAAGATGACAAGTCCACGATGGTGGCCGAAGGCCTGAAGGACATCGCCAACACCTTCAACATCCCGGTCCTGGCCGTGGCCGCGGCCGACCGCAAGGCGCTGCAAGGCGATCGCATTCGCCTGTTCGATCTGCGCGGCAGTTCCGCGCTCCAGTACGAGTCGGACGTCATCCTGATGCTGAACAACAAGTATGACATCGTCTCCCGTTCGCATCTGACCTACAGCCCGCACAAGGCCGAGGCGTACCGTAACTGGCTGATCGTGTCGCTGGAGAAGAACCGCGGCGGCCCTGGGGCCATCAACCTGGAATATCCGCTGCGCCTGGCTTACTGCTGCGTCTGGCCCGAAGGTCAATCGGTCAAAGAGAAGCTGATTGGAGACCGGGTAGAGCCGACCGGTTGA
- a CDS encoding LysM peptidoglycan-binding domain-containing protein: MTKRRFAQVALTLLLLLATAVPALALPSEQPVLNAIHVVQAGETLGSIAQRYGTTVQAIMAANGLANANLVYVGQRLRIPGASAGTSAGTTTGVYVVQPGDSLGAIAARYNTTVANLMALNGITNASRIIVGQRLRVNGSAPAAGGSATTTGARVHVVARGDSLSAIAARYGITVSAVMAANGIRSANLIIVGQRLRIPSAGATSSSGGATTYPGGSRNLRFQVSISAQRCQLYAGNTLLNTWRCSTGRQGSGTKAGTFRVQSKIRNAWGSRWQFWMPYWLGIYWAGSSENGIHGQPWYPNGGQVWAGLVGTPITFGCVMLDNTTAAQLYSLAYIGMPVVIRY; this comes from the coding sequence ATGACGAAACGTAGATTCGCACAGGTCGCGCTCACGCTGCTTCTGCTGTTGGCGACTGCCGTGCCCGCCCTCGCTCTCCCCAGCGAGCAACCCGTTCTGAATGCGATCCATGTGGTGCAGGCGGGTGAAACCCTGGGCAGCATTGCCCAGCGCTACGGCACCACGGTGCAAGCGATCATGGCGGCCAATGGCCTTGCCAACGCCAACCTGGTTTACGTGGGTCAGCGGCTGCGCATCCCCGGCGCCAGTGCTGGGACCAGCGCCGGCACGACCACTGGGGTTTACGTGGTGCAGCCTGGCGATAGCCTGGGCGCCATTGCAGCGCGCTACAACACCACGGTCGCCAACCTGATGGCGCTGAACGGCATCACCAACGCCAGCCGGATCATCGTGGGCCAGCGTCTGCGGGTCAACGGCAGTGCGCCGGCCGCCGGCGGCAGCGCCACTACGACCGGCGCTCGCGTCCACGTGGTGGCGCGCGGCGATTCTTTGAGCGCCATAGCCGCCCGTTATGGCATAACGGTGTCCGCGGTCATGGCGGCCAACGGCATCCGCAGCGCCAACCTGATCATCGTTGGCCAACGCCTGCGTATTCCCAGTGCGGGGGCGACCAGCAGCAGCGGTGGCGCGACCACCTATCCGGGCGGCAGTCGCAATCTGCGCTTCCAGGTCAGCATCTCCGCGCAGCGCTGCCAACTGTACGCTGGCAACACGCTGCTCAACACCTGGCGTTGCTCCACCGGGCGTCAAGGTTCGGGCACCAAGGCCGGCACGTTCCGCGTGCAGAGCAAGATTCGCAACGCGTGGGGTTCGCGCTGGCAGTTCTGGATGCCCTATTGGCTGGGTATCTACTGGGCCGGTTCCAGCGAGAATGGAATTCATGGCCAGCCCTGGTATCCAAACGGGGGCCAGGTGTGGGCCGGATTGGTGGGCACCCCCATCACCTTTGGCTGCGTCATGTTGGACAACACAACGGCTGCCCAACTGTACAGCCTGGCCTACATCGGCATGCCGGTGGTCATTCGCTACTAG
- the typA gene encoding translational GTPase TypA, with protein MTELNLTTRNDIRNIAIIAHVDHGKTTLVDAILKQTRVFRDNQTVIDRVLDSNDLERERGITILAKNTAVYYKDVKINIVDTPGHADFGGEVERVLNMVDGVLLLVDAAEGPMPQTRFVLRKALELGHRAIVVVNKVDRKDSRPDWVTNAIFDLFIDLGATDEQASYPVIYAIGQNGRAGDTPEDLAPDLTPLLDRILEYLPGPSVNMDGPAQMLVTLLAYDDYKGRIAIGRLFAGRMRRLQPMAVITPSGQTTFGRLAQVFTHQGLQRVEQEEVEAGDIVAITGLPDVTVSETIADANDPHPLPPIRIEEPTVRMTFGVNTSPFTGREGTWSTSRKLRERLFKELEHNVSLRVNETDSAEIFLVSGRGELHLVILIETMRREGYEFEVSKPEVIFRTDAETGERLEPIEEAFIEVPEPWLGAVVEMLGMRRAQLQDMRHSENSIVYLHYKVPTRGLLGFRNDFMTMTKGNGILHTLFAAYEPFYGPIATGTHGSLIAWEAGIATTYGLKNAEDRGILFIGPNRDVYEGMIVGQNSRDSDMEVNVCKKKQLTNMRASSSEIQIRLTPHRIMSLDDCIEFVADDEVVEVTPRNIRMRKRILASDQRRKASKDREG; from the coding sequence ATGACTGAACTAAATCTGACAACAAGAAACGACATCCGCAACATCGCCATCATTGCGCACGTGGATCATGGCAAAACCACGCTGGTGGATGCCATCCTCAAGCAGACGCGGGTCTTCCGCGACAACCAGACGGTGATAGATCGGGTGCTCGACTCGAACGATCTGGAGCGCGAGCGTGGCATCACGATTCTCGCCAAAAACACCGCGGTCTATTACAAGGATGTCAAGATCAACATCGTGGACACGCCCGGCCATGCCGATTTTGGGGGCGAGGTGGAGCGCGTGCTCAACATGGTGGATGGCGTTCTCCTGCTGGTGGATGCGGCCGAAGGGCCGATGCCGCAGACGCGCTTTGTGCTGCGCAAGGCGTTGGAATTGGGCCATCGCGCCATCGTCGTGGTCAACAAGGTGGATCGCAAGGACAGCCGGCCCGATTGGGTCACCAATGCCATCTTCGATCTCTTCATTGATCTGGGCGCCACCGACGAGCAGGCTTCTTATCCGGTCATCTACGCCATTGGCCAGAATGGGCGCGCTGGCGACACGCCGGAAGACCTGGCGCCTGACCTGACCCCTCTGCTCGACCGCATCCTGGAGTACCTGCCTGGCCCCTCCGTCAACATGGACGGCCCGGCGCAGATGCTCGTGACGCTGCTGGCCTACGACGACTACAAGGGCCGCATTGCGATCGGCCGCCTGTTTGCCGGACGAATGCGGCGCCTGCAACCGATGGCGGTGATTACGCCCAGCGGCCAGACGACCTTCGGGCGTCTGGCGCAGGTTTTTACGCACCAGGGCCTGCAGCGTGTCGAGCAGGAAGAGGTGGAGGCCGGCGACATTGTCGCGATCACCGGGCTGCCTGATGTCACCGTGTCCGAGACGATTGCCGATGCCAATGACCCGCACCCGCTGCCGCCCATCCGCATCGAAGAGCCGACGGTGCGCATGACCTTTGGCGTGAACACCAGCCCCTTCACCGGGCGTGAGGGCACCTGGAGCACCAGCCGCAAGCTGCGCGAGCGCCTGTTCAAGGAATTGGAGCACAACGTCAGCCTGCGCGTCAACGAGACCGACTCGGCCGAAATTTTCCTGGTGTCTGGACGCGGTGAATTACACCTGGTGATATTGATCGAAACGATGCGCCGTGAGGGCTATGAGTTCGAGGTGAGCAAGCCTGAGGTGATCTTCCGTACCGATGCAGAAACCGGCGAACGGTTGGAGCCGATCGAGGAAGCTTTCATCGAAGTGCCGGAACCGTGGCTGGGTGCGGTCGTGGAGATGTTGGGCATGCGGCGGGCACAGTTGCAGGACATGCGCCACAGCGAGAACAGCATCGTCTATTTGCACTACAAGGTGCCGACGCGCGGCCTGCTCGGATTTCGCAACGATTTCATGACCATGACCAAGGGGAACGGCATCCTCCACACCCTGTTTGCCGCGTACGAGCCGTTCTACGGGCCGATCGCCACGGGCACGCACGGTAGCTTGATCGCCTGGGAGGCGGGCATCGCGACGACCTATGGCCTGAAAAATGCCGAGGACCGCGGTATCCTGTTTATCGGCCCCAACCGGGATGTGTATGAAGGCATGATTGTGGGCCAGAACAGCCGCGACAGCGACATGGAAGTCAACGTTTGCAAGAAGAAGCAGTTGACTAACATGCGCGCATCCAGCAGCGAGATTCAGATTCGCCTGACGCCGCATCGCATCATGAGCCTGGATGACTGCATCGAGTTCGTTGCCGACGATGAGGTGGTTGAAGTGACGCCGCGCAACATTCGTATGCGCAAACGCATTTTAGCTTCGGACCAGAGACGTAAGGCCTCCAAGGACCGCGAGGGATAA
- a CDS encoding carboxylate-amine ligase → MVKRPSLTIGVEEEYQIIDPSSGDLKAAITELMEQTGAQNVEKGVLKEHGIKPEMHQSMVELGTPICQNVTQLADELRSQRASIISLAAEHNLAIVAAATHPFSHWAQQEITPFDRYKGVVQDMQILAQRLLIFGMHVHIGIEDRDFAIDCMNVVRYMLPHVLALSTSSPFWLGQNTGFKSYRSIVFEDFPRSGVPERFESWGAFQRFIDLLINTGCIPNGSKIWWDVRPHYSFPTIEFRVCDMVTRVDEAIAIAALFQAMVAWLWELRRRNITFRIYRRDFIEENKRRAVQHGIDGKLIDFGKNVEVPTRQLVREILRLVDEQVEELGSREAIEPIYRILEHGTSADRQLRVFEKTHDIRAVVDHLITETKMGI, encoded by the coding sequence ATGGTAAAGCGACCATCACTGACCATTGGCGTCGAAGAAGAATATCAGATCATTGATCCCTCCTCGGGCGATCTGAAGGCCGCCATCACCGAACTGATGGAGCAGACCGGCGCCCAGAACGTGGAAAAAGGGGTGCTCAAAGAGCATGGCATCAAGCCAGAGATGCACCAATCCATGGTAGAGCTAGGCACGCCCATCTGCCAGAACGTGACACAACTGGCGGACGAGCTGCGCAGCCAGCGTGCGTCCATCATCAGCCTGGCTGCAGAGCACAACCTGGCGATTGTGGCCGCGGCCACGCATCCGTTCTCGCACTGGGCGCAGCAGGAAATCACGCCGTTCGACCGCTACAAGGGCGTGGTGCAGGACATGCAAATCCTGGCGCAGCGTCTGCTCATTTTCGGCATGCATGTACACATCGGCATCGAAGATCGCGACTTCGCGATTGATTGCATGAACGTCGTGCGCTACATGCTGCCGCACGTTCTGGCTCTCTCCACCAGCTCGCCTTTCTGGCTGGGGCAAAATACCGGCTTCAAGTCCTATCGCAGCATCGTCTTCGAGGATTTCCCGCGCTCCGGCGTGCCAGAGCGCTTCGAGTCATGGGGCGCATTTCAGCGTTTCATTGACCTGCTCATCAACACCGGCTGCATCCCCAACGGCTCCAAAATTTGGTGGGATGTGCGTCCGCACTACTCCTTCCCCACCATTGAGTTTCGCGTGTGCGACATGGTGACGCGGGTGGATGAGGCCATTGCGATTGCAGCCCTCTTCCAGGCCATGGTGGCCTGGTTGTGGGAGCTGCGACGGCGCAACATCACCTTCCGCATCTACCGCCGCGACTTCATCGAAGAAAACAAACGTCGCGCCGTGCAGCATGGCATTGATGGCAAATTGATTGATTTTGGCAAGAATGTCGAGGTGCCCACGCGACAACTGGTGCGTGAGATCCTGCGCCTGGTAGACGAACAGGTGGAAGAACTGGGTAGCCGCGAAGCCATCGAGCCGATCTACCGCATCCTCGAACATGGCACCAGCGCCGACCGCCAGCTCAGAGTGTTCGAGAAGACGCACGACATCCGCGCGGTGGTGGATCATCTCATTACAGAAACCAAAATGGGAATTTAG